In Myxococcales bacterium, a genomic segment contains:
- a CDS encoding UvrD-helicase domain-containing protein, which produces MKIVAPRRLLQNARRTPDLISRALARLEGRAPARPGEGVAEVLEDQRVLGVRAQPDALELCFLAAIPHTAALGTLPPLASVSRLELEELGVPADLHAATRAVERLEALDRLPLVAEVASRVRFRLLQLAPHLLPSPARADRQATSRTHLDRYLRGELEELMLHLDPAQERIVELDGSGAIVVRGVAGSGKTAVALHRVFRLLAQRSLLGGPRLLFVTFNRALASAARQLTRALGLATDDLEIATLHGFCRALVPGGRLLEAGVRRLRLRQARAEVEAQTKEGARLWTLPDAFWEDEIALIKSRVTGGLEAYLALRRHGAARALEGRHRTLVFQVMQAYDRLCAAQGELDFDEVVRRAYEHLLAQGEAGPRYDHVLVDEAQDFPPLGLRIAAHLARAPGHVFVAYDPAQSLYRKGFRWKDSGLLVHGARSIDLHRNFRNTREILETAYRVFPGSGASRAADEGDAPLRPEPPERTGPPVVHVVGPSGQEVDALLADLKRRILAGLAPGRVAILSRRNHDLIKVERALAAMGLSSCRHGRTSELRLADPGVKLLTFHSAKGLEFPVVYVLADARSLTLAAPHAAEGQPTDPSDLQRLLYVAMTRATSALVVVTTEGALPAFLAQSLAPSSGHA; this is translated from the coding sequence GTGAAGATCGTGGCGCCCCGGCGCCTGCTGCAAAACGCCCGGCGCACGCCCGACCTCATCTCCCGCGCCCTGGCCCGTCTCGAAGGCCGTGCGCCCGCGCGGCCCGGCGAGGGCGTGGCCGAGGTGCTGGAAGATCAGCGCGTGCTGGGGGTGCGGGCGCAGCCAGACGCGCTCGAGCTGTGTTTTCTCGCGGCCATCCCGCACACCGCCGCGCTAGGCACCTTGCCCCCGCTGGCCTCCGTCTCGCGGCTCGAGCTCGAGGAGCTGGGCGTGCCCGCCGATCTGCACGCCGCCACCCGCGCCGTGGAACGGCTCGAGGCGCTCGATCGGCTTCCGCTGGTGGCCGAGGTGGCCAGCCGCGTCCGTTTCCGGCTGCTCCAGCTCGCGCCCCACCTGCTGCCGAGCCCGGCGCGCGCAGACCGCCAGGCCACGAGCCGCACGCACCTCGACCGCTACCTGCGTGGCGAGCTCGAAGAGCTGATGCTGCACCTGGATCCCGCGCAAGAGCGCATCGTGGAGCTCGATGGCTCGGGCGCGATCGTGGTCCGCGGGGTGGCCGGCTCGGGCAAAACTGCGGTGGCGCTGCACCGGGTGTTCCGCCTGCTGGCACAACGCTCGCTGCTCGGTGGTCCCAGGCTGCTCTTTGTGACCTTCAACCGCGCGCTGGCCAGCGCGGCCAGGCAGCTCACCCGCGCGCTCGGGCTTGCCACCGACGACCTGGAGATCGCCACGCTGCATGGGTTTTGCCGCGCGCTCGTGCCCGGAGGCCGGCTGCTCGAAGCCGGGGTGCGACGGCTGCGGCTGCGGCAAGCGCGCGCCGAGGTGGAAGCTCAGACGAAAGAAGGCGCCCGCTTGTGGACGCTGCCCGACGCGTTTTGGGAGGACGAGATCGCGCTCATCAAGTCGCGGGTGACGGGCGGGCTCGAGGCCTACCTGGCGTTGCGCCGTCACGGTGCCGCCCGCGCGCTGGAAGGCCGGCACCGCACGTTGGTGTTCCAGGTGATGCAAGCCTACGATCGCCTCTGCGCCGCGCAGGGAGAGCTCGACTTCGACGAAGTGGTCCGGCGCGCGTACGAGCACCTGCTGGCGCAGGGTGAAGCCGGACCTCGCTACGACCACGTGCTGGTGGACGAAGCGCAAGACTTTCCCCCGCTGGGCCTGCGCATCGCCGCGCACCTGGCGCGCGCGCCGGGGCACGTCTTCGTGGCCTACGATCCCGCGCAGAGCCTTTACCGCAAGGGCTTTCGCTGGAAAGACAGTGGCCTTTTGGTGCACGGCGCGCGCAGCATCGATCTGCACCGCAACTTCCGCAACACGCGTGAAATCCTGGAGACGGCCTACCGCGTGTTTCCGGGCAGCGGCGCCTCGCGCGCGGCCGACGAGGGCGACGCCCCCCTTCGGCCCGAGCCGCCCGAGCGCACGGGCCCCCCCGTGGTGCACGTGGTGGGGCCCTCGGGACAGGAGGTCGACGCCTTGCTCGCCGACCTGAAGCGCCGGATCTTGGCGGGGCTCGCACCGGGCCGGGTGGCGATCCTGTCGCGGCGCAACCACGACCTCATCAAGGTCGAACGTGCGCTTGCGGCCATGGGCCTTTCGTCCTGCCGCCACGGGCGCACCTCCGAGCTGCGCCTCGCCGACCCCGGCGTGAAGCTGCTCACCTTCCACTCGGCCAAGGGGCTCGAGTTTCCCGTGGTGTACGTGCTGGCCGATGCCCGATCCCTCACCCTGGCGGCGCCCCACGCGGCGGAGGGCCAGCCCACCGACCCCTCGGACCTTCAGCGCCTGCTCTACGTGGCCATGACCCGCGCCACGAGCGCCCTGGTGGTGGTCACCACGGAGGGCGCGCTGCCGGCGTTCCTGGCGCAGAGCCTGGCACCGAGCAGCGGGCACGCCTGA
- a CDS encoding AAA family ATPase, which produces MFPARGPVRYLVRTPMGPPAALDAVIERMLEALRLERGELRARLGPLGDKRRVRVVEGVRLREDPGAYAYRFACTLDVPVPEGTSVRLLAEGESASGEVLRHERDEDAIVLALRSDLGPFVPEGWLDFDPTLLLELLASRLRTILEAEAQGQASPWPPFSPALALGLLAGEGAAARAPLHDFEADGPVQRAALERVLAERVAYVWGPPGTGKTRLLARLANALAGRGEQVLLTAHTNVATDAALARALDLSPLPPGAALRLGPCGDALAGRAVDLDAAVDRALRDRAPALVGEMVRVCAAAAAQTPRRAGTLLGEAVPLPRRLRLAASLLEEGDGGDPHDLAGAVAALTTELQRLELAVVAEAKLLATTLTRAATSTLSRSLRPHTVIIDEASMAPLAAAFAAAALARERVVAVGDFLQLAPIAHAAAPLVRRWLGTHVFSSAGCDRIDADHPLRVMLDEQWRMHPQIAAVVSRTFYGGRLRNAPGVASRKATGPVIALADTARTDAASLPSSSGSKINPFHAELVAELAILASAQRDVAVIAPYREHVRRIRNLVRARAPERLAQGRIEVFSVHRFQGRERSLVIFDTVEAPGTPPRFLDELRNAEAPLLLNVALSRAIDHLLLVFHSAHLRSLGPTAALARVLAAARGEGAAEWLVDLPQDLAALQGFAAQGSAA; this is translated from the coding sequence ATGTTCCCGGCCCGCGGGCCGGTGCGCTACCTTGTCCGCACTCCCATGGGCCCTCCTGCGGCGCTCGACGCCGTCATCGAACGAATGCTCGAGGCGCTGCGGCTCGAGCGCGGCGAGCTGCGGGCGCGGCTCGGCCCGCTGGGGGACAAGCGCCGCGTTCGCGTGGTCGAGGGCGTCCGCCTGCGCGAAGATCCCGGGGCGTACGCCTACCGTTTTGCGTGTACGCTGGACGTGCCCGTTCCGGAGGGAACCTCCGTGCGCCTCTTGGCCGAAGGCGAAAGCGCCAGCGGCGAGGTGCTTCGTCACGAACGCGACGAGGACGCGATCGTGCTGGCCCTGCGTAGCGATCTCGGCCCCTTCGTGCCCGAAGGCTGGCTGGACTTCGACCCCACCCTCTTGCTCGAGCTGTTGGCCAGCCGGCTGCGCACGATCCTCGAGGCCGAGGCGCAGGGGCAGGCGTCGCCCTGGCCACCGTTTTCACCGGCGCTCGCGCTGGGTCTGCTCGCGGGAGAAGGCGCCGCCGCGCGTGCCCCCCTGCACGACTTCGAGGCGGACGGCCCCGTGCAGCGGGCCGCCCTCGAGCGGGTTCTGGCCGAGCGGGTGGCCTACGTCTGGGGGCCCCCCGGCACGGGGAAAACGCGGCTGCTGGCGCGCCTGGCCAACGCCCTTGCGGGCCGTGGTGAGCAGGTGCTGCTGACGGCGCACACCAACGTCGCCACCGACGCGGCGCTGGCGCGGGCGCTGGACCTTTCGCCCCTGCCCCCGGGGGCCGCGCTGCGGCTGGGCCCCTGCGGTGACGCCCTGGCCGGCCGCGCGGTCGATCTGGACGCGGCGGTGGACCGCGCCCTGCGGGACCGCGCCCCCGCCCTGGTGGGCGAGATGGTCCGCGTCTGTGCCGCGGCGGCCGCTCAGACCCCCCGCCGTGCCGGCACGCTTCTCGGCGAAGCGGTGCCCCTGCCTCGCCGGCTGCGGCTCGCGGCCAGCTTGCTCGAGGAAGGCGACGGCGGCGACCCGCACGACCTCGCAGGCGCCGTGGCGGCCCTCACCACGGAGCTGCAGCGGCTCGAGCTGGCGGTGGTGGCCGAGGCCAAGCTGCTGGCCACCACGCTCACCCGCGCCGCCACGAGCACGCTGTCGCGCAGCCTGCGGCCCCACACGGTCATCATCGACGAGGCCAGCATGGCGCCGCTGGCGGCCGCCTTCGCCGCGGCCGCGCTCGCACGGGAAAGGGTGGTCGCCGTGGGGGACTTCCTGCAGCTGGCGCCCATCGCCCACGCGGCCGCACCGCTCGTGCGCCGCTGGCTCGGCACGCACGTGTTTTCGTCCGCCGGCTGCGACCGCATCGACGCCGACCACCCGCTGCGTGTGATGCTGGACGAGCAGTGGCGCATGCACCCGCAGATCGCCGCGGTCGTGAGCCGAACCTTTTACGGAGGCCGCCTGCGCAACGCCCCGGGCGTGGCTTCCCGCAAGGCCACGGGCCCCGTCATCGCGCTGGCCGACACGGCCCGCACGGACGCGGCGTCTTTGCCGTCATCCTCTGGCTCGAAGATCAACCCCTTTCACGCCGAGCTGGTGGCCGAGCTCGCCATCCTGGCCAGCGCCCAGCGCGACGTGGCGGTGATCGCGCCTTACCGGGAGCACGTGCGCCGCATTCGCAACCTGGTGCGGGCGCGGGCCCCCGAGCGGCTCGCGCAGGGGCGCATCGAGGTGTTCTCCGTGCACCGTTTCCAGGGCCGGGAACGCAGCCTGGTGATCTTCGATACCGTGGAGGCACCGGGCACGCCCCCCCGCTTTCTCGACGAGCTCCGCAACGCCGAGGCGCCGCTTTTGCTCAATGTGGCCCTGAGCCGCGCCATCGATCACCTGCTGCTGGTCTTCCACAGCGCGCACCTGCGCAGCCTGGGCCCCACGGCGGCGCTGGCACGGGTGCTGGCGGCCGCACGTGGCGAGGGCGCGGCCGAGTGGCTGGTGGACCTGCCGCAAGACCTCGCGGCGCTGCAGGGCTTTGCCGCGCAAGGGAGCGCGGCGTGA